Proteins co-encoded in one Acidovorax sp. 69 genomic window:
- a CDS encoding dihydrodipicolinate synthase family protein: MASYKKKDARAWARERLVGCSAVTIPSYSSDLKNLNERGIRHDIASVQKLGYTYTLLCSEVAITPEENAQFTAWARDTAGSDFGLFFHASFGTLEENIFAAQLAEAAGADIVLLSYPSQFWPTSEQEIYDYTKKFCDSTNLAVMLFPIPLWGFERVHPAGMSVEFVRRVLDDCPNIVAIKSEQGFPLIAGATEMYRHFRSEVVISVPIESDAIPLMSLMDLQFSGTSNTAWMSDYYPRAFELARTGQWEEAMKLFWQVNPARNANGAGAQSYAGGTGVLNRTMWKYQDWLAGFNGGPLRAPAMRIPDRFMKQMRQGLLASKLPVTDDPDNEFMVGRFPC, translated from the coding sequence ATGGCTTCCTACAAGAAAAAAGACGCGCGCGCTTGGGCACGAGAACGCCTCGTCGGATGCTCAGCAGTAACTATCCCAAGTTACTCGTCCGATCTCAAAAATCTCAATGAACGCGGGATTCGCCACGATATCGCATCGGTTCAAAAGCTGGGTTACACGTACACGCTGCTGTGTTCTGAGGTGGCGATCACGCCAGAAGAAAACGCCCAATTCACGGCCTGGGCGCGGGACACAGCAGGAAGCGATTTCGGCTTGTTCTTCCACGCCTCATTTGGAACTTTGGAGGAGAACATCTTCGCCGCGCAGTTGGCCGAAGCAGCTGGCGCGGACATCGTTCTGCTGTCCTATCCCTCGCAATTTTGGCCCACGAGCGAGCAGGAAATCTATGACTACACCAAGAAATTCTGCGACTCGACAAATCTCGCTGTAATGCTTTTCCCCATCCCGTTGTGGGGCTTCGAGCGAGTTCACCCCGCTGGCATGTCGGTGGAGTTCGTGCGCCGCGTACTTGATGACTGCCCCAACATCGTGGCGATCAAGTCTGAGCAAGGTTTTCCGCTGATCGCGGGTGCCACCGAGATGTATCGCCATTTCCGAAGCGAAGTGGTCATCAGCGTCCCGATCGAAAGCGATGCAATCCCCCTTATGAGCCTGATGGACCTGCAGTTTTCTGGCACGAGCAATACCGCTTGGATGAGCGACTACTATCCCCGCGCGTTCGAGCTTGCCAGGACTGGTCAATGGGAAGAGGCGATGAAACTATTCTGGCAAGTCAATCCAGCACGCAACGCCAACGGCGCAGGCGCACAGTCCTACGCGGGCGGGACCGGCGTGCTCAACAGAACGATGTGGAAATACCAAGACTGGTTGGCTGGATTCAATGGGGGCCCTTTGCGAGCACCTGCCATGCGAATTCCAGACAGGTTCATGAAACAGATGCGTCAGGGCCTTCTGGCATCAAAGCTGCCCGTGACCGACGATCCTGACAACGAGTTCATGGTAGGTCGATTCCCATGCTGA
- a CDS encoding LysR family transcriptional regulator, translating to MQTILDAKWHLFAKVAELGSLSRASAALDMPQSVVSRHIAQLETESGSRLFRRTGRGVVLTELGERVYPRIKAMIRQAEQLADDIRSSRGIPMGEVRLGLLPSTVGLLAGRLYAKALEQFPEVQLHITEGSSAQLEEWLKEGRLDLAFLLREEDSARKDEPVLTRLRLVLIVPLTHELAGRRSIPFEDVLKMPLVLPSDPHPFRARIAALARQHGAVLRIGAEADSIHLQHEIAAHGGGFAITAGQLTPLERKRLATVKIVQPVFSRSIVLGTTLHRPSTHASREIARLVLEWVPDLLKSQDPI from the coding sequence GTGCAAACCATCCTTGACGCCAAGTGGCACCTGTTTGCGAAAGTCGCCGAGCTTGGCAGTCTTTCACGCGCGTCTGCCGCGCTCGACATGCCGCAGTCCGTAGTCAGTCGGCACATAGCCCAACTTGAAACGGAATCGGGCAGCCGCCTTTTTCGCCGCACGGGTCGAGGTGTCGTGTTGACGGAACTTGGAGAGAGGGTGTATCCAAGAATCAAAGCCATGATCCGCCAAGCCGAGCAATTGGCCGATGACATCCGGTCGAGTCGCGGCATCCCAATGGGCGAAGTGCGTTTGGGTTTGCTCCCCTCGACGGTCGGCTTGCTGGCCGGTCGACTTTATGCGAAGGCGCTAGAGCAGTTCCCAGAAGTGCAGCTGCACATCACGGAAGGGTCCAGCGCCCAGCTTGAAGAGTGGCTGAAAGAGGGGCGATTGGACCTGGCGTTCCTATTGCGCGAGGAAGATAGTGCTCGGAAAGACGAGCCGGTATTGACAAGGCTCCGCCTGGTTTTGATTGTCCCACTCACTCACGAACTGGCAGGACGTCGTTCCATCCCATTCGAAGACGTTTTGAAGATGCCACTGGTGCTGCCTTCTGATCCGCATCCGTTTCGCGCTCGGATCGCGGCACTCGCGCGCCAGCACGGCGCCGTGCTGAGAATCGGTGCCGAAGCGGACTCCATCCACCTTCAGCATGAGATCGCTGCCCACGGTGGCGGGTTCGCCATTACAGCGGGCCAGCTCACTCCCCTAGAGCGCAAGCGATTGGCAACTGTGAAGATCGTGCAACCTGTTTTCTCCCGGTCGATTGTGCTGGGCACCACTTTGCATCGCCCTTCCACGCACGCTTCGCGGGAGATTGCTCGCCTTGTCCTTGAGTGGGTTCCGGACTTGCTGAAATCACAGGATCCAATATGA
- a CDS encoding ornithine cyclodeaminase family protein, whose amino-acid sequence MGSKLISASMKMRRASYLISLFDQTTMGLAALIDGNRVTGIRTAATAAVAVDCAAPHRALRVGVIGSGFEARGLLLALASIREVAHVKVYSPTPASRERFADEMRHDLSLHIDPSTSAQDAIRGADVVLCAARSRDESPVLVGEWLEPDMTVVSIGSTLPEQREVDEQVIARAALIVADMVEEVAHDTGDMIAAKKAGVNFDDKLFALSDFVGGRTPGRQPGDIVLYKSVGSALQDVVTAEMLLARARAKGVGTELLSSIVPVSK is encoded by the coding sequence ATGGGTAGCAAACTGATCTCCGCCTCAATGAAGATGCGTCGGGCGAGCTACCTCATTTCCTTGTTTGACCAGACCACAATGGGACTGGCTGCGCTGATCGACGGTAACCGCGTGACAGGAATCCGCACGGCAGCCACTGCGGCGGTTGCCGTCGACTGCGCGGCACCCCACCGGGCACTTCGGGTTGGCGTTATCGGCTCCGGATTCGAGGCACGTGGCCTTCTGCTGGCATTGGCCTCAATACGAGAAGTCGCGCATGTGAAGGTGTACAGCCCAACGCCTGCAAGCCGCGAACGTTTCGCAGACGAAATGCGCCACGATCTCTCGCTCCATATTGATCCATCGACCTCTGCGCAGGATGCCATCCGCGGGGCTGACGTGGTGTTGTGTGCGGCACGCAGCCGGGATGAATCCCCGGTACTGGTCGGCGAATGGCTAGAGCCCGACATGACAGTCGTATCCATAGGCTCCACGCTGCCAGAGCAGCGCGAAGTGGACGAGCAGGTGATCGCTCGTGCCGCCCTCATCGTAGCCGACATGGTGGAGGAGGTAGCGCACGACACCGGCGACATGATCGCGGCAAAGAAGGCCGGGGTGAACTTCGACGACAAGCTGTTTGCGCTTTCGGACTTTGTAGGAGGTCGCACGCCAGGCCGACAGCCTGGTGACATCGTTCTCTACAAATCGGTGGGCTCAGCGCTCCAAGACGTAGTTACCGCAGAGATGCTGTTGGCAAGGGCCCGCGCAAAAGGCGTCGGCACTGAATTGCTGAGCAGCATTGTTCCAGTTTCCAAGTAA